A genomic window from Geothermobacter ehrlichii includes:
- a CDS encoding M16 family metallopeptidase, producing MQIESERLANGLRLVVVRMPHLHSVEMVCYVGVGGRNETRPTAGISHFVEHMLFRGCDGYPDSITLERAFEDIGGGANATTDVETTCYFSRLHPERLEEGARLFAALLRTPYWREMETERRIILEEAREDWNEQGEIINPDTLTNALLWPGTALGQPLIGTAESLQALASADLRGHHARYYAPANVVIVLAGRVEPDRALAAVDRAFGDWRVAGPDFTKVSLPTMQGPASVWVRDSASQINVQFALRLPWGREGSGAFPLRIWRRILSWGGGSRLMLRLREELGLTYHVEAALHLLADTGTLTIDLALQPDNLVRGVSEVLLQLRRMVEEPPAVDELARAVRNFRYDLDYSRDIPEEMAVRYGWGELVGYRRSIEQDLAAAEALTPAMMRQVAEEVVRSDRLALAVVGPWRPEQREAVERLLRQPF from the coding sequence ATGCAGATCGAAAGCGAGCGCCTTGCCAACGGCCTGCGGCTGGTGGTGGTGCGGATGCCCCACCTGCACAGTGTCGAGATGGTCTGCTATGTCGGCGTCGGTGGCCGGAACGAAACCCGGCCAACGGCCGGCATCTCCCATTTCGTCGAGCACATGCTGTTTCGTGGTTGCGACGGCTACCCGGACAGCATCACCCTGGAGCGGGCCTTCGAGGATATCGGCGGCGGCGCCAACGCCACCACAGATGTCGAGACCACCTGCTATTTCAGCCGGCTGCATCCGGAGCGTCTGGAAGAGGGCGCCCGGCTTTTCGCCGCCCTGCTGCGCACGCCGTACTGGCGCGAGATGGAGACCGAGCGCCGGATCATCCTCGAAGAGGCGCGGGAGGACTGGAACGAACAGGGGGAGATCATCAACCCCGATACCCTGACCAACGCCCTGCTCTGGCCCGGCACCGCCCTCGGCCAGCCACTGATCGGTACGGCGGAGTCGCTGCAGGCGCTGGCGTCGGCGGATCTGCGGGGCCATCATGCCCGCTACTATGCGCCCGCCAACGTCGTGATCGTTCTCGCCGGACGGGTGGAGCCTGACCGGGCCCTGGCCGCCGTCGACAGGGCTTTCGGCGACTGGCGCGTCGCCGGGCCGGACTTCACGAAGGTGTCTCTGCCGACGATGCAGGGGCCGGCTTCGGTCTGGGTGCGCGATTCGGCTTCGCAGATCAATGTTCAGTTCGCCCTGCGCCTGCCCTGGGGGCGGGAAGGTTCCGGCGCCTTTCCCCTGCGCATCTGGCGTCGCATCCTTTCCTGGGGCGGCGGCTCGCGGCTGATGCTGCGGCTGCGGGAAGAACTCGGCCTGACCTACCATGTCGAGGCCGCGCTGCACCTGCTTGCCGACACCGGTACCCTGACCATCGATCTGGCGCTGCAGCCAGACAATCTGGTGCGGGGAGTGAGCGAGGTTCTGCTCCAGTTGCGGCGCATGGTGGAGGAGCCGCCGGCGGTGGACGAGCTGGCGCGGGCGGTGCGCAATTTCCGTTACGACCTCGACTACAGCCGGGATATCCCGGAAGAGATGGCGGTTCGCTACGGCTGGGGAGAACTGGTCGGCTACCGGCGCAGCATCGAACAGGACCTGGCGGCGGCCGAGGCGCTGACACCGGCGATGATGCGGCAGGTGGCGGAAGAGGTGGTCCGGTCCGACCGGCTGGCCCTTGCCGTGGTCGGTCCCTGGCGCCCGGAGCAGCGGGAGGCGGTGGAACGCCTGCTGCGCCAGCCGTTCTGA
- the cobA gene encoding uroporphyrinogen-III C-methyltransferase codes for MIAERTETGMVYLVGAGPGDPGLITARGLDCLRCAEVVVYDYLANPVFLDEVPAGAERIYVGKTCGCHHTPQERINRLLVDRARAGKRVVRLKGGDPFIFGRGGEEAQALFEAGIPFEVVPGVTAGFAAAAYAGIPLTHRDHTTSLGLFTGHEKPEKKLSSLDWEKLATGIGTLVFYMGMTNLPVICEQMMRHGRSPQTPVAVIRWATTPRQQVVEGTLESIVDEVARAGLRPPAVIIVGEVVGLRRQLRWFEDRPLLGRRILVTRAAGGAGDFGRLLEQRGAEAVLCPVIAFADPADFAPLDAAIEALAGYDDLVLTSANAVARFFDRLRRLGRDLRALGGVRVVAVGPKTAKALEERGILADLVPADSRAEGVVAELLAAGVAGRRILYPRAELARTVIPDELGKAGASVDAPVLYRTLPDAEGTARLQQALAGGLDAVTFTSSSTVVNLFELADDDQRRQLATLPLFSIGPETSRTLRRLGLPIAGEAKSSTLEGLAEAVTAYFSG; via the coding sequence ATGATTGCTGAGCGCACAGAGACGGGCATGGTCTACCTGGTCGGTGCCGGACCGGGCGACCCGGGCCTGATCACCGCCCGCGGGCTGGACTGCCTGCGCTGTGCCGAGGTGGTCGTCTACGATTATCTGGCCAACCCGGTCTTTCTCGACGAAGTGCCTGCCGGGGCCGAGCGGATCTATGTCGGCAAGACCTGTGGTTGTCACCATACACCCCAGGAGCGTATCAACCGTCTGCTTGTCGATCGGGCACGGGCGGGCAAAAGGGTGGTCCGCCTCAAGGGTGGCGACCCCTTCATCTTCGGCCGGGGCGGCGAGGAAGCGCAGGCGCTGTTCGAGGCCGGCATCCCCTTCGAGGTGGTGCCGGGGGTGACGGCCGGGTTCGCCGCCGCGGCCTACGCCGGCATCCCTCTGACCCATCGGGATCATACCACCAGTCTCGGACTCTTTACCGGCCACGAAAAGCCGGAAAAGAAGCTCTCCAGCCTCGACTGGGAAAAGCTGGCCACCGGCATCGGCACCCTGGTCTTCTACATGGGCATGACCAATCTGCCGGTCATCTGCGAGCAGATGATGCGCCATGGCCGGTCGCCGCAGACGCCGGTTGCGGTCATTCGCTGGGCGACGACGCCCCGGCAGCAGGTGGTCGAGGGGACCCTGGAATCGATCGTCGACGAAGTGGCAAGAGCCGGCTTGCGGCCGCCGGCGGTCATCATTGTCGGCGAGGTGGTCGGCCTGCGCCGGCAATTGCGCTGGTTCGAGGATCGACCCCTGCTCGGCCGGCGGATTCTGGTCACCCGCGCCGCGGGCGGTGCCGGCGATTTCGGCCGTCTGTTGGAGCAGCGCGGGGCGGAAGCGGTGCTCTGTCCGGTGATCGCCTTCGCCGATCCGGCGGATTTTGCGCCGCTCGATGCCGCCATCGAGGCCTTGGCCGGCTATGACGATCTGGTTCTGACTTCGGCCAACGCCGTCGCGCGTTTTTTCGACCGCCTGCGCCGGCTGGGTCGCGACCTGCGGGCACTGGGCGGGGTACGGGTGGTGGCCGTCGGACCGAAGACGGCGAAGGCCCTGGAGGAGCGGGGGATTCTCGCCGATCTCGTCCCGGCCGACAGCCGGGCCGAGGGGGTGGTGGCCGAGCTGCTGGCTGCCGGTGTTGCCGGTCGTCGCATTCTCTATCCGCGCGCCGAGTTGGCCCGCACGGTCATTCCTGACGAACTGGGCAAGGCTGGCGCCAGCGTCGATGCACCGGTGCTCTATCGCACCCTGCCCGATGCCGAAGGCACCGCCCGGCTGCAGCAGGCCCTTGCCGGCGGGCTGGACGCGGTGACCTTCACTTCGTCGTCGACTGTGGTCAATCTGTTCGAATTGGCCGATGACGACCAGCGGCGGCAGCTGGCGACGCTGCCTCTTTTTTCCATTGGTCCCGAAACCAGCCGGACCCTGCGCCGGCTCGGTTTGCCGATTGCCGGCGAGGCGAAGTCGTCGACCCTGGAAGGGCTCGCCGAAGCCGTAACCGCTTATTTCAGCGGTTGA
- a CDS encoding pyridoxal phosphate-dependent aminotransferase, with translation MRNNIVHIGAGEWTYEIRAIVEIAEKLQQLGIRTNMENIGDPIAKGEKIPDWMKQIVADLAMKDCSYGYCATKGVLETREFLAQLNNARGGAQITPEDIIFFNGLGDAIQKVYGLLRREARVIGPSPTYSTHSSAEGAHSGQKPVTYRLDPHNNWYPDLDDLRLSVKYNPSIAGILIINPDNPTGAVYPERILREMIAIAREFDLFIIADEIYMNLIYNGQSSRPISDLVGDVPAISMKGISKEVPWPGSRCGWIEVYNADKDPVFARYIQSIVDSKMVEVCSTTLPQKAIPLILSHPKYPGWLEERKARYEKFSNIAYDLLKDVPGIEVNRTNGAFYMSVIFERGRLRHDQTLPIDNDGVRQLVEKLVAEPGMTLDKRFVYYLLASTGICVVPLSSFSTPELGFRITLLERDEQTFTRIFQTLAEVIPRYLES, from the coding sequence ATGCGCAACAACATCGTCCACATCGGCGCCGGGGAATGGACCTACGAAATCCGCGCCATCGTCGAGATCGCCGAAAAGCTGCAGCAGCTCGGCATCCGTACCAACATGGAGAATATCGGCGACCCCATCGCCAAGGGGGAGAAGATTCCGGACTGGATGAAGCAGATCGTCGCCGACCTGGCGATGAAGGACTGCTCCTACGGCTACTGCGCCACCAAGGGCGTTCTCGAAACCAGGGAATTTCTGGCGCAGCTGAACAACGCCCGCGGCGGTGCCCAGATCACGCCGGAAGACATCATCTTCTTCAACGGCCTGGGCGACGCCATCCAGAAGGTCTACGGCCTGCTGCGGCGCGAGGCGCGGGTGATCGGCCCCTCGCCCACCTATTCGACCCATTCCTCGGCCGAAGGAGCCCATTCGGGACAGAAGCCGGTCACCTACCGCCTCGACCCCCACAACAACTGGTACCCCGACCTTGACGATTTGCGGCTGTCGGTCAAGTACAATCCGTCGATCGCCGGCATCCTGATCATCAATCCCGACAACCCGACCGGCGCCGTCTACCCGGAGCGCATCCTGCGGGAAATGATCGCCATCGCCCGCGAGTTCGATCTGTTCATCATCGCCGACGAAATCTACATGAATCTCATCTACAACGGGCAGTCGTCCCGGCCGATCTCCGACCTGGTGGGGGACGTGCCGGCGATCTCGATGAAGGGGATCAGCAAGGAAGTACCCTGGCCCGGCTCGCGCTGCGGCTGGATCGAGGTCTACAACGCCGACAAGGATCCGGTCTTCGCCCGCTACATCCAGAGCATTGTCGACTCGAAGATGGTCGAGGTCTGCTCGACCACCCTGCCGCAGAAGGCGATTCCGCTGATTCTCAGCCATCCGAAATATCCCGGCTGGCTCGAGGAGCGCAAGGCGCGCTACGAAAAGTTCTCCAACATCGCCTACGACCTGCTCAAGGACGTGCCCGGCATCGAGGTCAACCGGACCAACGGCGCCTTCTACATGAGCGTGATCTTCGAGCGCGGCCGGCTGCGCCACGACCAGACCCTGCCCATCGACAACGACGGCGTCCGGCAGCTGGTGGAAAAACTGGTCGCCGAACCGGGCATGACCCTCGACAAACGCTTCGTCTACTACCTGCTGGCCTCGACCGGCATCTGCGTCGTTCCCCTCTCCTCCTTCTCGACCCCCGAACTCGGGTTCCGCATCACCCTGCTGGAGCGGGACGAGCAGACCTTCACCCGGATTTTCCAGACCCTGGCCGAAGTGATTCCCCGCTACCTGGAATCCTGA
- the hemC gene encoding hydroxymethylbilane synthase, translated as MAKKKLKIGTRASQLALWQANWVRQQLENRYPDLEVELVKIKTQGDKILDVPLAMVGGKGLFVKEIEEAMLRGEVDIAVHSMKDVPTVFPDGLDLRCITAREDVRDICILKPGYKSFRDLPPGARIGTSSLRRKAQLLQLRPDFRMVDIRGNVETRIRKLTEEDLDAVVLAAAGMKRLGFAEQISEYLPVDISLPAIGQGALGLESRIDDDETNALIDFFNEPATAAAVTAERALLARLEGGCQVPIAAYATVEGQTMTLRGLVASVDGAEVIRGEISGPSGEATRLGTALADDLILRGAGRILNEVYGTETFQPDREDV; from the coding sequence ATGGCCAAAAAGAAGCTGAAAATCGGCACCCGCGCCAGTCAGCTTGCCCTCTGGCAGGCGAACTGGGTCAGGCAGCAGCTGGAAAACCGTTACCCCGACCTCGAGGTCGAGTTGGTCAAGATCAAGACCCAGGGCGACAAGATTCTCGACGTTCCGCTGGCCATGGTCGGCGGCAAGGGGCTGTTCGTCAAGGAGATCGAGGAAGCCATGCTGCGGGGCGAGGTCGATATCGCCGTGCACTCGATGAAGGATGTGCCGACCGTTTTCCCCGACGGTCTGGACCTTCGCTGTATCACCGCCCGCGAGGATGTGCGCGACATCTGCATTCTCAAGCCCGGCTACAAGAGCTTTCGCGACCTGCCGCCGGGAGCGCGCATCGGCACTTCGTCATTGCGGCGCAAGGCCCAGCTGCTGCAGCTGCGGCCGGATTTCAGGATGGTCGATATTCGTGGCAATGTCGAAACCCGCATCCGCAAGCTGACCGAAGAGGACCTCGACGCGGTGGTGCTGGCGGCCGCCGGCATGAAGCGGCTCGGTTTTGCCGAACAGATCAGCGAGTATCTGCCGGTGGATATCTCCCTGCCTGCCATCGGCCAGGGGGCTCTTGGTCTGGAAAGCCGCATCGACGACGATGAAACCAACGCTCTGATCGACTTTTTCAACGAGCCGGCCACGGCGGCGGCGGTGACGGCCGAGCGGGCCCTGCTGGCACGGCTCGAAGGCGGCTGCCAGGTGCCAATTGCCGCCTATGCCACTGTCGAGGGACAGACGATGACTTTGCGCGGGCTGGTGGCCAGTGTCGACGGGGCGGAAGTGATTCGCGGTGAAATCAGCGGCCCGAGCGGGGAGGCGACCCGGCTCGGTACCGCGTTGGCCGACGATCTGATTTTGCGCGGCGCCGGCAGGATTCTGAACGAGGTCTACGGCACCGAAACCTTTCAGCCGGACCGCGAAGACGTCTGA
- the hemB gene encoding porphobilinogen synthase yields MFFPEYRARRLRRSDQLRRMVRETRLSVDDLIYPMFSAHGDNIRKEIPSMPGIFQQSIDHIVAEAREVHELGIPAVILFGIPECKDSLGQDAYSDSGIIQRTVRAIKAEVPELVVITDVCLCEYTDHGHCGVIRDGDVDNDETLKLLAAEALSHARAGADIVAPSDMMDGRVAAIRELLDANGFSHVPVMSYAVKYASAYYGPFRDAAESTPQFGDRRSYQMDPANRIEAFREAALDVQECADFLMVKPALAYLDIIRDLKERFDLPLVCYNVSGEYSMIKAAARAGWIDEERVMLETLTGMKRAGADLIITYHAKEAARLLGG; encoded by the coding sequence ATGTTTTTCCCCGAGTATCGTGCCCGAAGGCTGCGGCGCAGCGACCAGCTGCGGCGCATGGTGCGGGAAACCCGCCTGAGCGTCGATGACCTCATCTATCCGATGTTTTCCGCCCATGGTGACAATATCCGCAAGGAGATTCCCTCCATGCCGGGGATCTTTCAGCAGTCGATCGACCATATCGTCGCCGAGGCGCGCGAAGTGCACGAGCTCGGCATCCCGGCGGTGATTCTGTTCGGCATTCCGGAATGCAAGGATTCCCTGGGACAGGACGCCTACAGCGACAGCGGCATCATCCAGCGCACGGTGCGGGCGATCAAGGCCGAGGTGCCCGAGCTGGTTGTCATCACCGATGTCTGCCTGTGCGAATATACCGATCACGGCCATTGCGGCGTCATCCGTGACGGCGACGTGGACAACGACGAAACCCTGAAGCTGCTGGCGGCCGAGGCGCTCTCCCATGCCCGTGCCGGCGCCGACATCGTGGCCCCGTCCGACATGATGGACGGTCGGGTGGCGGCGATCCGTGAGCTGCTCGACGCCAACGGCTTCAGCCATGTTCCGGTGATGAGCTACGCCGTCAAATACGCCAGCGCCTATTACGGTCCTTTTCGCGACGCCGCCGAATCGACGCCGCAGTTCGGCGACCGGCGCTCCTACCAGATGGATCCGGCCAACCGGATCGAGGCGTTTCGCGAAGCGGCCCTGGACGTGCAGGAATGCGCCGATTTCCTCATGGTCAAGCCGGCACTGGCCTATCTCGACATCATTCGCGATCTGAAGGAGCGGTTCGACCTGCCTCTGGTCTGCTACAATGTGTCCGGCGAGTATTCGATGATCAAGGCCGCCGCCAGGGCAGGATGGATCGACGAAGAACGGGTGATGCTGGAGACGCTCACCGGCATGAAGCGGGCCGGAGCCGACCTGATCATCACCTACCACGCCAAGGAGGCGGCCAGGCTGCTGGGCGGCTGA
- the hemA gene encoding glutamyl-tRNA reductase, whose translation MNIIVVGLSHHTAPVEIRERVAFAPEAMEEPLKQVLALPEIAETIIVSTCNRVEIYATTRDAEAGIAVLRRFLARYHGLADEVLAPHLYDYQGAEAIRHVFRVASSLDSMVIGEPQILGQIKTAYGYASEYRTVGLILNRFLHKAFSVAKRVRTETNIAGNAVSVSFAAVELARKIFGSLDGKVVLLIGAGEMCELAARHFINNGISRVLVTNRTFARAEKLAAEFNGRPIPFDEYVDHLPEADIVLTSTGTPNFILVRSQVEKVLRQRRNRPMFFIDIAVPRDIDPEVNEVANVYLYDVDDLQGVVQANLKERQKEAKKAEAIIDQEIGQFHGWLATLEVKPTIVSLRRKFEEIRQNEVEKTLRNLKHLGPKEEKAIHAMTSAIINKILHSPISRLKQAQNGDDGDLYVDALRALFELEVVPAQTELRPLGESGQD comes from the coding sequence ATGAACATCATTGTTGTCGGACTCAGTCACCATACGGCGCCGGTTGAAATTCGGGAGCGGGTCGCCTTTGCTCCCGAAGCCATGGAAGAGCCCCTGAAGCAGGTTCTTGCTCTGCCCGAAATCGCCGAAACCATTATCGTCTCGACCTGCAATCGGGTCGAAATCTATGCCACGACCCGTGATGCTGAAGCGGGCATCGCGGTGTTGCGCCGCTTTCTCGCCCGTTACCATGGCCTTGCCGACGAGGTTCTGGCCCCCCATCTTTACGATTACCAGGGGGCGGAGGCGATTCGCCATGTCTTCCGGGTTGCTTCCAGCCTCGATTCGATGGTGATCGGCGAGCCGCAGATTCTTGGCCAGATCAAGACCGCCTACGGCTATGCCAGCGAATACCGGACGGTCGGCCTGATTCTCAATCGTTTCCTGCACAAGGCCTTCTCCGTCGCCAAGCGGGTGCGGACAGAGACCAACATCGCCGGCAACGCCGTCTCCGTCTCCTTTGCCGCCGTCGAACTGGCGCGCAAGATTTTCGGTAGCCTTGACGGCAAGGTGGTGCTGCTGATCGGCGCCGGCGAGATGTGCGAACTGGCGGCGCGGCATTTCATCAACAACGGCATCAGCCGGGTTCTGGTGACCAACCGCACCTTTGCCCGGGCCGAGAAGCTGGCCGCCGAATTCAACGGCCGGCCCATTCCCTTCGACGAGTACGTGGACCATCTTCCGGAAGCTGACATCGTGTTGACCTCGACCGGGACACCGAACTTCATCCTGGTGCGCAGCCAGGTGGAAAAGGTGCTCAGACAACGGCGCAACCGGCCGATGTTCTTTATCGATATCGCCGTGCCGCGCGATATTGATCCGGAGGTCAACGAGGTTGCCAATGTCTATCTCTACGATGTCGATGACCTGCAGGGCGTGGTGCAGGCCAACCTGAAGGAACGGCAGAAAGAGGCGAAAAAGGCCGAGGCGATCATCGACCAGGAGATCGGCCAGTTTCATGGCTGGCTGGCGACTCTCGAGGTCAAGCCGACCATCGTTTCTCTGCGGCGGAAATTCGAGGAAATCCGGCAGAATGAGGTCGAGAAGACCCTGCGCAATCTGAAACATCTCGGCCCGAAGGAAGAAAAGGCGATTCACGCCATGACCTCGGCCATCATCAACAAGATCCTGCATTCCCCCATCAGCCGTCTCAAACAGGCGCAGAACGGGGATGACGGCGATCTGTACGTCGACGCGCTGCGGGCCCTGTTCGAGCTGGAGGTGGTGCCGGCGCAGACGGAATTGAGGCCGTTGGGCGAATCCGGACAGGACTGA
- a CDS encoding precorrin-2 dehydrogenase/sirohydrochlorin ferrochelatase family protein, whose protein sequence is MSLYPVMLDLRDRLCLVVGGGRVGCRKIRGLLAAGARVRLVSPACSERLTHPAFEWRQRPYRRGDLAGARLVFAATDDPAVNRAVADEARKMGVPVNVATGGHDGDLLLPAVRRRGAIVLAVSTGGGSPALSAVVADRLFQQLGPEWERVLEIASRLRRRSLTSPKSAEYNQSILRQLLDDGLAGLLRSGRREAVDELLRRHCGVDGLAELGIDSLEPLP, encoded by the coding sequence ATGTCTCTCTACCCGGTCATGCTCGATCTGCGGGACCGGCTCTGCCTTGTCGTCGGCGGTGGCAGGGTCGGCTGTCGCAAGATACGGGGGTTGCTCGCTGCAGGGGCGCGGGTGCGGCTTGTCAGTCCGGCCTGCAGCGAGAGGTTGACCCATCCGGCGTTCGAATGGCGGCAGCGTCCCTATCGCCGGGGCGATCTGGCCGGAGCCCGTCTGGTTTTTGCGGCCACCGACGACCCCGCCGTCAATCGCGCGGTGGCCGACGAGGCGCGAAAGATGGGAGTGCCGGTTAATGTCGCCACCGGCGGCCATGACGGCGATCTGCTGCTTCCGGCGGTGCGGCGGCGCGGGGCGATCGTGCTTGCGGTCAGCACCGGGGGGGGCAGTCCGGCCCTGAGTGCCGTTGTCGCCGACAGGTTGTTTCAGCAGTTGGGTCCCGAATGGGAACGGGTACTGGAGATCGCCAGCCGTTTACGCCGCCGTTCGTTGACATCCCCGAAAAGTGCGGAATATAATCAATCCATTTTGCGCCAGCTGCTCGACGACGGTCTTGCCGGGCTGCTGCGCAGCGGGCGGCGCGAGGCCGTTGACGAGCTGCTGCGGCGCCATTGCGGCGTTGACGGGCTGGCTGAACTGGGCATCGACTCTTTGGAACCATTGCCATGA
- a CDS encoding phosphoheptose isomerase family protein yields the protein MPQTKLLDALQRHAEMIRLTFEAQAGELVRLAQMVAGGFHRESRLFLAGSGNLGRAADLTEAYFLDQLHFERPQLPAYSLSHDQALAASLDRHGRLGELFTRQFLLMATKGDLLLLFADGTHDPALENLAQAAVDTGCTTALVQPEKLDWTGPPVEFCFQVRSDNTGEIVEAALLFGRLLCELVERELFGI from the coding sequence ATGCCGCAGACAAAACTGCTCGATGCCTTGCAGCGTCACGCCGAAATGATTCGGCTGACCTTCGAGGCCCAGGCCGGCGAGTTGGTCCGACTGGCGCAGATGGTGGCCGGCGGCTTCCATCGAGAGAGCCGCCTTTTTCTTGCCGGATCGGGGAATCTCGGCCGCGCCGCCGATCTGACAGAGGCCTATTTCCTCGACCAGCTCCATTTCGAACGACCGCAGTTGCCCGCCTATTCTCTCAGTCACGACCAGGCACTGGCCGCCTCGCTCGATCGCCACGGCCGTCTCGGCGAGCTGTTCACCCGCCAGTTTCTTCTCATGGCGACCAAGGGTGATCTGCTCCTTCTCTTTGCTGACGGAACCCATGACCCGGCCCTGGAAAACCTGGCCCAGGCGGCGGTCGATACCGGTTGTACCACGGCGCTGGTTCAACCGGAAAAGCTGGACTGGACCGGCCCGCCGGTCGAGTTCTGCTTTCAGGTCAGGTCGGACAATACCGGCGAGATCGTCGAGGCCGCCCTGCTGTTCGGCCGTCTGCTCTGCGAACTGGTGGAACGGGAACTGTTCGGAATCTGA
- the ccsB gene encoding c-type cytochrome biogenesis protein CcsB yields MNADILLYKITLLIYFVATVLYLIDVIGRRQKVGNLARWVLVGGFLVHCATIVARYVAAGHVPVVNLQESLSFFALAIVGAFLLFDLKYRLTILGAFSCPLALAMMIFGAAAKSPVSTANPALDSWWFPIHISLAFAGYAIFALAFAAGVMYLMQERMLKSKRFSGLYYRLPSLEVLDSINYKCLTFGFPLMTMGIISGAVWANSAWGGYWRWDPKETWALITWFLYAALLHGRLTIGWRGQRAAIFAIIGFLCLLFTFLGVNTLMSDLHSFNTLEGK; encoded by the coding sequence ATGAATGCCGATATTCTGCTCTACAAGATCACCCTCCTGATCTATTTTGTCGCCACGGTCCTCTATCTCATCGATGTTATCGGGCGCCGGCAGAAGGTCGGCAATCTCGCCCGCTGGGTTCTGGTCGGCGGCTTTCTGGTCCACTGTGCCACTATCGTGGCGCGCTATGTGGCGGCCGGACATGTGCCGGTGGTCAATTTGCAGGAGTCCCTCTCCTTCTTCGCCCTGGCCATCGTCGGCGCCTTTCTGCTGTTTGACCTGAAATACCGGCTGACCATCCTGGGCGCTTTCAGCTGTCCGCTGGCACTGGCGATGATGATCTTCGGCGCGGCGGCCAAAAGTCCGGTCTCGACTGCCAACCCGGCGCTCGACAGCTGGTGGTTTCCCATTCACATCAGTCTCGCCTTTGCCGGCTACGCGATCTTCGCTCTCGCCTTCGCTGCCGGGGTGATGTATCTGATGCAGGAGCGGATGCTCAAGAGCAAGCGTTTCTCCGGCCTCTATTACCGTCTGCCGTCGCTGGAGGTGCTCGACAGCATCAATTACAAGTGCCTGACGTTCGGTTTTCCCCTGATGACCATGGGCATCATTTCCGGGGCGGTCTGGGCCAACTCGGCCTGGGGCGGCTACTGGCGCTGGGATCCGAAGGAGACCTGGGCGCTGATTACCTGGTTTCTCTATGCGGCCCTGTTGCACGGCCGGCTGACGATCGGCTGGCGCGGCCAGCGGGCGGCCATCTTTGCCATCATCGGCTTTCTCTGCCTGCTGTTCACCTTCCTCGGCGTCAATACCCTGATGTCCGACCTGCACAGCTTCAACACCCTAGAAGGCAAGTAG
- the trxA gene encoding thioredoxin TrxA, producing the protein MASDKVMELTDNSFDSEVLQSSTPVLVDFWASWCAPCKAIAPVVDSLADEYDGQVKVAKLNVDENPATPGQYGVRGIPTLILFKDGKVVDQVVGAVPKNQLENLIKKAL; encoded by the coding sequence ATGGCAAGCGATAAAGTGATGGAACTGACTGACAACAGTTTCGACAGCGAAGTTCTGCAATCCTCGACTCCGGTCCTGGTCGACTTCTGGGCTTCCTGGTGCGCTCCCTGCAAGGCCATCGCCCCGGTCGTCGACAGCCTTGCCGATGAATACGACGGTCAGGTGAAAGTCGCCAAGCTGAATGTCGACGAAAATCCGGCTACCCCCGGTCAGTACGGTGTCCGCGGTATTCCGACCCTGATCCTGTTCAAGGATGGCAAGGTCGTCGACCAGGTGGTGGGCGCCGTCCCCAAGAATCAGCTCGAAAATCTGATCAAGAAAGCCCTTTGA
- a CDS encoding DUF2270 domain-containing protein translates to MPESMQESQPLSRSEQITAISHYYRAEVQRSLAWRERLDRTTNWAGATATAFLAFGFSHPEIHHSIFAFGYGILFILLFIEARRFRFFDAYEYRVRLLNQYFIYDILAHGSLPTDFDQEDRTYWRAELASDLRYPQYKMGLRSALCRRLRANYVYFYVLLVCAWMVKVWIHPQVARSWDDFLRQGSIGDLPGTMVLLLQLVFVACLLWFSHLGRRSYGGRDMLHTK, encoded by the coding sequence ATGCCGGAATCGATGCAGGAGAGCCAGCCGCTCAGCCGCTCCGAACAGATCACGGCCATCTCCCACTACTACCGGGCCGAAGTGCAGCGCAGTCTCGCCTGGCGGGAGCGTCTGGACAGGACCACCAACTGGGCGGGAGCGACCGCTACCGCCTTTCTCGCCTTCGGGTTTTCGCATCCGGAAATCCATCATTCGATCTTCGCCTTCGGCTACGGCATCCTCTTTATTCTGCTTTTCATCGAGGCGCGCCGGTTCCGTTTCTTCGATGCCTACGAATACCGGGTGCGCCTGTTGAATCAGTATTTCATCTACGATATTCTGGCGCACGGTTCGCTGCCGACCGACTTCGACCAGGAAGACAGAACCTACTGGCGGGCGGAGCTGGCCTCGGATTTGCGCTATCCGCAGTACAAGATGGGATTGCGTTCCGCTCTTTGCCGGCGGCTGCGGGCCAACTACGTCTATTTCTACGTGCTGCTGGTCTGCGCCTGGATGGTCAAGGTCTGGATTCATCCCCAGGTGGCCCGGAGCTGGGACGACTTTTTGCGCCAGGGTTCCATCGGCGATCTACCCGGCACCATGGTCCTGCTGCTGCAGCTCGTCTTCGTTGCCTGTCTGCTGTGGTTCAGCCATCTCGGTCGCCGCAGCTACGGTGGCCGGGACATGCTGCATACCAAGTAA